TTAATAGAAGGAATATTTGACACGTTTGTAGAATTATATAAAGTAGTGAATATGCACGATAATACATCTAACAATGCTGTGCCTTTAACTGACGATCTTATGCAGCTTCTTGATATCTTGCCTCCTTTGTTGCGGGCGCGACTGCATCAGGAGCAAGGGCTTTCAAGTTTGCTTGAGGTTGTCCTTGACCTTGGACGTCCGGCCGAGGCGCGTTTTCCTGAGCGAACCCTGCGCTACCACGATATGATGATCGTTCAAGCTGATATTGAATATGTCACCAAGCATATAGGGAATTTCGGCAAGGATAATCGAGCGGGAATCGAGAGAACGTTGCACCGGATTTCGTCCATTCTCAACCGACAGGGCCATATCGTTGGCCTTACTTGTCGCGTGGGGCGCGCCGTCTTTGGGACCATCGATATCATGCAGGATATCGCTGAGACAGGAAAGAATATTTTATTCCTCGGCAAACCTGGCGTGGGCAAGACGAGCAAATTACGCGAAATTGCCCGTGTGCTTGCGGATGAGTTCGACAAGCGCGTGGTAATCGTCGATACTTCTAATGAGATTGCGGGCGATGGCGATATTCCACATCCCGGCATTGGAGGCGCTCGCCGAATGCAAGTGGCCGAACCGGCACTGCAGCATTCAGTGATGATTGAAGCTGTCGAAAACCATATGCCTGAAGCAATCGTTATTGACGAAATCGGGACTGAGGCAGAAGCGTTTGCTTCGCGCACGATTGCTGAAAGAGGCGTGCAACTTATTGGCACTGCGCATGGTATTTCACTTGAAAACTTAATGCTCAACCCAACTTTGGCCGATTTGATTGGCGGTATCCATGCGGTGACGCTCTCCGATGAAGAGGCGCGCAAGCGTGGAACTCAAAAAACTGTCTTGGAACGAAAAGCTCCCCCAACATTCGATATTGTGATTGAGCTGCTCGACTACGATCGGCTGGCGATTCATCATGATGTCGCAAAGACGGTCGATAAACTTCTTAGAGGTAATCCACCGCGCCCTGAGATACGTGTTCGGACGGAATCCGGTCGGGTAGAAATTGTCCAAAAAGCGGAGGAGCGGGTTGAACCGGCTTCATTTGATACGGTAGAACACCACAAGTCGCCTGAGCATTTGGCGCTACCTGAGATGCCGTCAACCGTGCGTATTTTCCCTTATGGCATTAGTCGTAGTAGGCTAGAGAGAGCCATTCGCGAACTGCATGTTTCGGCTTATATTACAAACGATCCTTCACAATCAGATGCGATAATGGCGATTAAATCCTCTTATCAACGCAAACCCGCTAAGTTACGCGAAATTGGGACTAAGAATTTGCCGACAATCGTGGTCAAGAGCAACACTTTCGCTCAGATTTCGAACGCGCTGAGAACTATATTCCGATTAGCCGATACTCCGGCCAGTGCGGAGGAAAGAGCGTTGCGCGAGGCGGAAGAGGGGGTCGAATACGTGCTCAATTATCTAAAGCCAATTGAATTAACCCCACAGAATAGCTACGTTCGACGGCTTCAACATCAGATCGTTGAAAAATTCCGTCTAGCTTCTGAAAGTGTTGGAGAAGAACCGAACCGTCGGCTTCGAATCCTAACAGTGTCCACTCATGGCGGCGGCGAGTAACCAGTACTTATGTTTATTACATTAGAAGGCACCGAAGCATCAGGGAAATCAACTCACTTGCGGCTTCTCGCCGATGAGTTGTCACGGCTGTCATATCCTGTTTTCGCAACAAGAGAACCTGGTGGCAGTCCGGTTGGAGAACAAATTCGCAATATTCTGCTCCATGGCGAAGCGCTCGATGCGACTGCTGAATTGATGCTCTTTCTTGCTGATAGGGCGCAGCATGTCTCTCAAGTTATCCGGCCTCATTTGGAGAATGGTGATATCGTGCTTTGCGATCGTTATGCTGATTCGACAGTTTGCTATCAAGGCTATGGCCGTGGATTGGATATCGAGTTTTTAAGATCTCTCAACTGTTTTGTTACGAAAGATTTACAGCCGGATTTGACTCTGGTCTTCGATCTGCCTATCGAGATTGCGTTAACCAGGCGTAAGAGGGAAGAGGGAGACCGAATCGATTGTGAAGAGGTATCATTTCATCAGCGAGTTCGTGAAGGCTTCCTTAAAGAAGTTGCAAGGGAACCTGAACGATTTCGGGTAATTGATGCCTCCACGTCAATTGAAGCAGTCTTCAAGGATGTATTGGCAATTGTGTTGCCCATACTGGAAAGGTAAAAACGATGAAACTGATAGTAGCCGTTGTTCACAATCGTGATAAAAACAAGATTACCGACAATCTGCTTCGTCAAGGTTTCAAGTTCACTATCATCGGAAGCACGGGCGGTTTTCTGCGTGAGGGGAATGTGACGATGCTTATTGGCGTCGAAACGGATCAGGCGGACCATGTTTTAGGCCTCATCGGCGAAAACTGCAAAACCCGAGAGCAATTTCAAAACGTGCTGCCCCCTGATGCCGCTCCTATCGGCACTTTCTTTCCAACTCCTGTCAAAGTTGTCGTTGGCGGAGCAATCGTCTTTGTGATGGATGTCGAGCGCTTCGAGCGTTTCTAGGTTGATCCGGCACAACAAAGCTTTTTGACGCGTGTGAATCCCAGTATATTTCCTAGGTTTCTTCAAAATGTGCTAATTTTTGTCCGTTTTTGCCTCTGAAAAACGAATATATATACATGTGTAACCAATCGCCGCACTGCTCCGTCCTAATTGAGTAAATATTAGGCAGAACGTGTCGGGTAGGAGTGCACAAAAACGTTTGTTCGTGCCCCCTCATCGGATCGCTGTTTATGAGGGGGCACTTTGTCCATAAGATACGTTGGATAGTATCTAAACTTCTGGAAGGGCTTAGCTTTAATAAATCAAAAAGGCCATTGGGGGATTCCCCAATGGCCTTTTTGATTTTAGTTGTAGTTAAATGTCCATTTTGCGGAAGTCTGGAACTTCAACAGGAGCGCCGCCTCGCTTGATCGATTCTTCAGACATGATGCCTGGCATGGTGAGGTCCATAGCATAGTAGATGCCAAGAGGTGGTTCGGTATCGTTGAGAATGCTGTCAACGAAATCGCGCATCTCGTAGTACTCGCTATTCTCCTGCTCGCCAGCTCGAACAACTTCCTCCGGCGGGTTCTTTAACATATCGGGTAGGAAGTCTTTCTCGATGTCTTTGAATGCATGCCATCCTGCATCAGGCCATAGATCGGACAGCCAAATCTTACGCTCATCACCCATTCCGCGAGTGCCTTCGAAGCTCCCTTTGGTTCCCTGCAGAGCATAGAATGTGTTGGGTGGACGGTTAGAGAGCATGTCAATTCGAATCTTAATTAATCCGCCCTTTTCGGTCTTGCACATCATAACGACGGTGTCATCCATCCCTTTTTCGGGATCGGTGTGCTTGCCGGTACCTTGACAGCAGACGGAAACTACCCGCTCATTGAACCAGGACATTACAGGGCCTAAGCTGTGGGTGGCATAGTTGCATCGGTTGATGCCGACTTGCCAGTAGTAACGCCACGTTGGGTTGCCTTGCGCATCTTTATGAAGGAACTTGATGTCGTGTAGCATTTCCCCTTCGCCGTAATATACATCGCCGAAAAGGCCCTTCTGAACCATGTTCTTCAGAACTAAGTTCTGCGTCCAATAAACTTGATTCTCGGCCATCATGTACTTGGTCTTGGCCTTTTTAACCGCTCTGACTAAGTCATAACACTGGTCGAGTGACACAGCGGCTGTTACCTCGCTGATGACGTGCTTACCTGCCTCCAAAGCCGCAATTGACTGTGGAACGTGAAGGTTCTCGGGGGTCGCCAACACGACGATATCCACATCCGACTTGAGCATATCTTCATACTCTTTGAACTTATTCGGGATGTTGTATTCGCCGCTGACGCGATCCAAAACTTCCTGCCGAGGATCGCAAATGGCGGTAACTTCGGTTTCCGTGATAACCTCGAATGGGCGGATAAAAGATGCTCCTCTCCCCATTCCTGCAATTCCTACTTTAAATTTATTCTTCATCAATTACTCCTAAATCGCTAAATGTGTGGGTCATTATAAACCCCATTAGTACCAACTCAAGCACCCAAATCATACCCTGATTATCTGCCACTACTTCGCGTAACTTTGAGAGCGGGTTTCTCGAATTACTGTTACTTTGATCTGGCCGGGGTATTCGAGCTCTTCTTCTATTCGTTTGGCGACATCGCGAGCGAGTTCTACGGCTCCTAAATCATCTAGTTCAACCGGCTTGACGATAATTCGAACCTCTCGACCAGCTTGGACCGCATAAGATTTTTCGACACCTTTGAACGACTCTGCGATTTCCTCAAGCTTCTCGAGGCGGCGAACATAGGATTCGAGTGATTCTCTACGAGCGCCTGGCCGAGCAGCACTTATACTGTCAGCCGCTGAGACCAAAACTGCTTCAACCGTTTCCGGTTCAATCTCACTGTGATGCGCACCAACGGCATTGGCAACCGCATCAGATTCGCCAAATTTCTTAATAAGCTGCATTCCCAAAAGCGCATGGGTTCCTTCCACTTCTGAGCTGAGGCTTTTGGCAATATCGTGTAGAAATGCGGCGCGACGCGCCAACTCGACGTCGGCATGTAATTCAGTCGCCATTTGAGTAGCGAGAACCGATACTTCAATCGAATGGGCAAGAACATTCTGACCATACGAAGTTCGGAATCGAAGACGCCCCATCTGCTTCACAAGCTCAGGGTGAAGATTAACGAGGCCGGCTTTTAGAACTCCACGCTCGCCGGCTTCCAGCATCTGGCGGTCCACTTCCTCCTGTGCTTTCTCGACAGCTTCTTCAATTCGCGCAGGGTGAATTCGGCCATCGATCACGAGGTTAAGAAGAGCAATTCGCGCAACTTCTCTGCGAATGGGATCAAAGCATGAAAGCACAACCGCTTCAGGAGTGTCGTCGATTATGAGATCGACCCCTAAAATCTGTTCGAATGTGCGGATATTTCGACCTTCACGGCCAATAATTCGGCCTTTCATTTCATCGTTGGGGAGTTCGACAACAGAAACACTGCTTTCGCTGACATATTCGACGGCATTTCGTTGGATGGTATCAATCACAATCTCACGAGCGCGTCTATCAGCATCCCGCTTGGCTTCATCTTCAATATTGCGGACCAGCCTAGAGGCGTCTTGCCGGGCTTCGTCTTCGATACGCTTTAAGAAGAGAGTGCGCGCTTCCTCGACTGACATCTGGGCGACGCGCTGAAGTTCTTGGTATTGCTGTTGGTAGAGGTCTTCGACTGCCTGATAGCGCTTGTCGGTGTCGACTTCTTTCTTGATGATAACTTTCTCATGCTGTTCAACTGTCTGGAGCCGATGGTCTAACACTTCTTCTTTTTGAATTACCCTTCGCTCCATGCGTTGGATTTCCGCACGCTTTTCACGGACTTCCCCATCGACTTCCGCGCGAATCCGATGAACTTCGTCCTTAGCTTCGACAATGAATTCGCGCTTTTTGGCGTCCGCTTGCTCGATAATATCTCGTTTATCACGATCAAGCTCAAGCTCACGATTTTGAAGTCTTACAGCTTCAGCCTTAATTTCTGATTCTTTTTCTTGAACTTTCGAATATTTCAAAGCGCTCATTACGCCAAATACGATAGATGCGATCACCGCAAGGAGCGCTGCTAATTCTAAATACATATCAATACCTCCAGGATATCTCCAGCTCATCCGCTGGGGCGAGGAGGTTGGGCCGAGGGCCAACAGGACTCTATTATATAAATGGTTTCAAAGCGATTGCCGTTTCGTTAATCAACGTTAAAACCGGCTTCTTCACCGAGAATGTCAGTAATATCAAGGTCATCACCGCAATACGCGCTCATGGCAAGTACGGCTGCCTCTTCTTCAAATCCACGTCTTAACAGAAATCCAATCCATTGGCGAAGCGCTTTGGCATTTAGTTCAGCGGGAGTTTCCCCCCATTGTCCTTTTAACGCCTTTAGCGCTATGTATATTTCTTTTTTTTCGTCCCAATCTCTAACTACAGTCTCTATCAATGAATCATTTAGACCTTTGCGGGATAATTCCTGCATGATATTTTTACGTCCGCTTGGTCTATTTTCCAAACGCTGTTCAACGTATTCCCGGGCAAGTTTTTCATCACCTATCAAATGTCGTGCGTCAAGGTGTTCGAGCACCAGGTCAATCGTCTCGTTATCATACCCCTTTCGGGATAGGCGCTCAGTCAATGTTTTTCGACTTAACGCTTGCTTACTCAGCAGTTTAAAGCTTGCTAAAAGAGCTTCTTGAAATTCTTGCATAATAATAGCCTAAACTTCATCAGCTTCAGCTTGCTCAGTTAAAATACGAGTACTGAACAATATACGTTACCATACCTTTAAATATTCTGTCATTTTCCCCTGAAAATTAATGGGAAATTAGTTTTTATTCTATAAAAAGGCTTGTGAGTACGATCCAAAGAAGCCCTTTATGTCTCAAATGGTCATCATTCCTAGCTTGCAGAGCAATCTCCCAAAGGCCTGACGAATGAATTCTCGATAATTCCTGACAGGTGCCATGCCTTCGGTTCTAAAAGCTCTATTAAAACCCCAATAGTCCCCCTTATCCAAGAGGGACTATTGCGAGATGATAGCTACTTTGAATCTTCAGATACTTCCTCTACGACGGTTGCTTTTTTCTCGGTATCTGGAGCCACTTCTTTTGCTGCTTTTGAGGCTTCTCTGATCTTTTGATCAATCTCTTCAACAAAAATGGGGTTCTCTTCCAAGTAGGCTCGAGCATTTTCACGGCCTTGGCCTAGGCGGGTTTCGCCATAGTTGAACCAGGTGCCGGACTTGCCAATAATGCCGAGGGAAGCTCCCACATCAATGAGATCACCTATCCTTGAGATGCCTTTTCCAAAGATGATGTCGAACTCGGCGTTTCTGAACGGAGGGGCAACCTTGTTCTTAACGGCCTTTACCTTCGTTCGGACTCCAACTGCTTCGGTGCCGTTTTTAATCGTATCGCCCCTTCTAACTTCAAGGCGAACCGATGCCCAGAACCGAAGCGCACGGCCGCCCGGAGTGGTTTCCGGATTGCCAAACATCACGCCGATCTTCTCTCGCATCTGATTGATAAAGATGACGGCCGT
This region of bacterium genomic DNA includes:
- a CDS encoding R3H domain-containing nucleic acid-binding protein — protein: MHDNTSNNAVPLTDDLMQLLDILPPLLRARLHQEQGLSSLLEVVLDLGRPAEARFPERTLRYHDMMIVQADIEYVTKHIGNFGKDNRAGIERTLHRISSILNRQGHIVGLTCRVGRAVFGTIDIMQDIAETGKNILFLGKPGVGKTSKLREIARVLADEFDKRVVIVDTSNEIAGDGDIPHPGIGGARRMQVAEPALQHSVMIEAVENHMPEAIVIDEIGTEAEAFASRTIAERGVQLIGTAHGISLENLMLNPTLADLIGGIHAVTLSDEEARKRGTQKTVLERKAPPTFDIVIELLDYDRLAIHHDVAKTVDKLLRGNPPRPEIRVRTESGRVEIVQKAEERVEPASFDTVEHHKSPEHLALPEMPSTVRIFPYGISRSRLERAIRELHVSAYITNDPSQSDAIMAIKSSYQRKPAKLREIGTKNLPTIVVKSNTFAQISNALRTIFRLADTPASAEERALREAEEGVEYVLNYLKPIELTPQNSYVRRLQHQIVEKFRLASESVGEEPNRRLRILTVSTHGGGE
- the tmk gene encoding dTMP kinase yields the protein MFITLEGTEASGKSTHLRLLADELSRLSYPVFATREPGGSPVGEQIRNILLHGEALDATAELMLFLADRAQHVSQVIRPHLENGDIVLCDRYADSTVCYQGYGRGLDIEFLRSLNCFVTKDLQPDLTLVFDLPIEIALTRRKREEGDRIDCEEVSFHQRVREGFLKEVAREPERFRVIDASTSIEAVFKDVLAIVLPILER
- a CDS encoding cyclic-di-AMP receptor; translation: MKLIVAVVHNRDKNKITDNLLRQGFKFTIIGSTGGFLREGNVTMLIGVETDQADHVLGLIGENCKTREQFQNVLPPDAAPIGTFFPTPVKVVVGGAIVFVMDVERFERF
- a CDS encoding Gfo/Idh/MocA family oxidoreductase, which gives rise to MKNKFKVGIAGMGRGASFIRPFEVITETEVTAICDPRQEVLDRVSGEYNIPNKFKEYEDMLKSDVDIVVLATPENLHVPQSIAALEAGKHVISEVTAAVSLDQCYDLVRAVKKAKTKYMMAENQVYWTQNLVLKNMVQKGLFGDVYYGEGEMLHDIKFLHKDAQGNPTWRYYWQVGINRCNYATHSLGPVMSWFNERVVSVCCQGTGKHTDPEKGMDDTVVMMCKTEKGGLIKIRIDMLSNRPPNTFYALQGTKGSFEGTRGMGDERKIWLSDLWPDAGWHAFKDIEKDFLPDMLKNPPEEVVRAGEQENSEYYEMRDFVDSILNDTEPPLGIYYAMDLTMPGIMSEESIKRGGAPVEVPDFRKMDI
- the rny gene encoding ribonuclease Y, which translates into the protein MYLELAALLAVIASIVFGVMSALKYSKVQEKESEIKAEAVRLQNRELELDRDKRDIIEQADAKKREFIVEAKDEVHRIRAEVDGEVREKRAEIQRMERRVIQKEEVLDHRLQTVEQHEKVIIKKEVDTDKRYQAVEDLYQQQYQELQRVAQMSVEEARTLFLKRIEDEARQDASRLVRNIEDEAKRDADRRAREIVIDTIQRNAVEYVSESSVSVVELPNDEMKGRIIGREGRNIRTFEQILGVDLIIDDTPEAVVLSCFDPIRREVARIALLNLVIDGRIHPARIEEAVEKAQEEVDRQMLEAGERGVLKAGLVNLHPELVKQMGRLRFRTSYGQNVLAHSIEVSVLATQMATELHADVELARRAAFLHDIAKSLSSEVEGTHALLGMQLIKKFGESDAVANAVGAHHSEIEPETVEAVLVSAADSISAARPGARRESLESYVRRLEKLEEIAESFKGVEKSYAVQAGREVRIIVKPVELDDLGAVELARDVAKRIEEELEYPGQIKVTVIRETRSQSYAK
- a CDS encoding regulatory protein RecX, with protein sequence MQEFQEALLASFKLLSKQALSRKTLTERLSRKGYDNETIDLVLEHLDARHLIGDEKLAREYVEQRLENRPSGRKNIMQELSRKGLNDSLIETVVRDWDEKKEIYIALKALKGQWGETPAELNAKALRQWIGFLLRRGFEEEAAVLAMSAYCGDDLDITDILGEEAGFNVD